Within the Nitrospirota bacterium genome, the region GTTTTTGTTTTTTTTGGGATTTTCGGTGGATGTCAAAAAAAAGAAGATACGATCAAAATCGGGATTGCCGGGCCGATGACCGGAGACCAGAGTAAGATGGGGATCGATGAGAAAAATGGAGCGGAATTGGCGGTTTCTGAATGGAATGAAAAAGGAGGGATTTTAGGGAAGAAAATCGGATTATTGGTTGAAGATGACCAGCATGACCCCAAACAGGCGGTGCTGGTCGCCAATAAATTGGTTAACTCCGGGGTCGTGGGAGTCATTGGTCATTGGAACAGCGGTTCATCCATTCCCGCATCGGATGTTTACCATCAGGCGGGAATCCCGATGATTACCCCCGCGTCGACCAACCCTCAATTAACCGAACGCGGGCATGACAATATCTTTCGTGTCTGCGGCCGGGATGACCAGCAGGGGAAAGTCGCCGCAGAATTTGTTTTAAACCATAAGGAATTTAAGAGAATCGGCATTCTCCACGATAAAACCACCTACGGTCAGGGCCTTGCGGATGAATTTAAGAAAAACTTAAAGGATCAGGCAGAAGTTGTTTATTTTACCGGTTTAACGCAGGGCGAAAAAGATTTTCGGGGGATTTTAACGACCCTTAAAGGGAAGAATCCGGATATGATCTTCTTTGGAGGAATTTACCCGGAAGCCGGGCAATTGGTGATGCAGGCAAAAGAATTGGGAATAAAAGCGCCATTTTTGAGCGGTGACGGCACCTTTGACCCCACCTTTCTCAAAATTGCCGGACCGGCGGCAGAGGGAACTTTCTTAACGTTTTCCG harbors:
- a CDS encoding branched-chain amino acid ABC transporter substrate-binding protein, with translation MFLISKKRGMFLFLGLVFVFFGIFGGCQKKEDTIKIGIAGPMTGDQSKMGIDEKNGAELAVSEWNEKGGILGKKIGLLVEDDQHDPKQAVLVANKLVNSGVVGVIGHWNSGSSIPASDVYHQAGIPMITPASTNPQLTERGHDNIFRVCGRDDQQGKVAAEFVLNHKEFKRIGILHDKTTYGQGLADEFKKNLKDQAEVVYFTGLTQGEKDFRGILTTLKGKNPDMIFFGGIYPEAGQLVMQAKELGIKAPFLSGDGTFDPTFLKIAGPAAEGTFLTFSADPSKQKEAADVLEKYHRKYGEHGPYSLYAYDATNVLLESIAKGGSTDGKSLAAQLHQIQWKGTTGQIQFDSKGDLLISPYVVWIVKEGKFVEYWKP